The Osmia bicornis bicornis chromosome 9, iOsmBic2.1, whole genome shotgun sequence genome has a segment encoding these proteins:
- the LOC114879364 gene encoding uncharacterized protein LOC114879364: MKATKYVCCVLVLACLMNAVYSEIPQNKVDQQFLDAFATDESLKSKRPFCNAFTGCGKKRNFQENPSSFQDSEGSGGVRLPLPVYKALLKAASQSIRNTINRDSNEYRMLAIPQVYLSGKMPLHKRFDVPSTSLE, encoded by the exons ATGAAG GCAACCAAATACGTCTGCTGTGTTTTGGTGCTTGCATGTTTGATGAACGCGGTGTACTCCGAGATACCTCAAAATAAG GTTGATCAACAATTCTTGGATGCGTTTGCTACAGATGAGTCTTTGAAATCGAAGAGACCGTTCTGCAATGCCTTCACTG GATGCGGAAAGAAGAGGAATTTCCAGGAAAATCCATCGAGCTTCCAGGACTCGGAAGGAAGCGGTGGCGTTCGACTTCCGCTGCCCGTTTACAAAGCTCTCTTGAAAGCAGCTTCTCAAAGTATTCGAAACACGATCAATCGTGATTCGAACGAATATCGAATGTTGGCAATCCCGCAGGTTTATCTCTCCGGTAAAATGCCTCTTCATAAGAGATTCGACGTTCCATCAACTTCTTTAGAATGA
- the LOC114879363 gene encoding uncharacterized protein LOC114879363 isoform X1, translated as MVSIVLLFLHLNTLYLTYCDASDSVAKLYTNLMNEEDVTETQHTICKIATDELVATARATVTRVLTGACNAKTIDDKLQGLQKSFTKELEEIKELLYTVLENKKDLPRLANVYSNYQEHDDYNDGKNDIQSPRQLEIDSFNNTIQDVSSTNGSTSFFFYYWQIKSFDEKLARWKTARSERSSTFYVGQNGYAMYIKVTPRYFPDGTVFIGVGLTRGRHDSILKWPFPHKIRLEVLDYSPEQLRQDRRSRIWDPSMLCSEYFWGRPKLTGESDNPECVGLSISRQVLFSKPPFKIDQSSRNTRYLWNGSITIKLTIYL; from the exons ATGGTATCGATCGTTTTATTGTTCTTGCACCTCAATACGCTCTACTTAACTTATTGTGATGCAAGCGATAGTGTCGCAAAACTTT ataCGAATTTGATGAACGAAGAAGATGTTACGGAAACGCAGCACACGATTTGTAAAATCGCCACAGACGAATTAGTCGCGACTGCACGTGCCACTGTTACAAGAGTACTTACCGGAGCTTGTAACGCTA AAACAATCGACGATAAGTTGCAAGGTCTACAAAAGAGCTTTACCAAAGAATTAGAGGAGATCAAGGAGTTGCTCTATACTGTCTTAGAGAACAAGAAAGACTTACCCAGGCTGGCGAACGTGTACAGTAATTATCAGGAACACGATGACTATAACGATGGTAAAAATGATATTCAGTCTCCAAGGCAGCTGGAGATTGATAGCTTCAATAATACCATCCAAGATGTTTCATCGACGAATG GCTCTACGagcttcttcttttattactGGCAAATAAAGAGTTTCGACGAGAAGTTAGCAAGGTGGAAAACCGCTCGTTCCGAACGTAGTTCAACGTTTTACGTGGGTCAAAATGGATACGCAATGTACATCAAAGTCACACCGAGGTATTTTCCGGACGGTACAGTTTTCATAGGTGTTGGTCTAACTCGTGGCCGTCACGATTCCATCCTTAAATGGCCATTTCCCCATAAGATTCGTTTGGAG GTTTTAGATTATTCACCCGAACAACTGCGACAAGATCGACGCTCCCGGATCTGGGATCCGTCTATGCTTTGCTCGGAATATTTTTGGGGTCGTCCAAAATTAACTGGAGAATCGGATAATCCAGAATGTGTTGGATTAAGTATCTCTCGGCAAGTTCTTTTTTCTAAGCCACCGTTCAAGATCGATCAGTCCTCGAGAAACACGAGATATCTTTGGAACGGTAGTATCACGATTAAACTAACAATTTAtctttaa
- the LOC114879363 gene encoding uncharacterized protein LOC114879363 isoform X2, producing the protein MNEEDVTETQHTICKIATDELVATARATVTRVLTGACNAKTIDDKLQGLQKSFTKELEEIKELLYTVLENKKDLPRLANVYSNYQEHDDYNDGKNDIQSPRQLEIDSFNNTIQDVSSTNGSTSFFFYYWQIKSFDEKLARWKTARSERSSTFYVGQNGYAMYIKVTPRYFPDGTVFIGVGLTRGRHDSILKWPFPHKIRLEVLDYSPEQLRQDRRSRIWDPSMLCSEYFWGRPKLTGESDNPECVGLSISRQVLFSKPPFKIDQSSRNTRYLWNGSITIKLTIYL; encoded by the exons ATGAACGAAGAAGATGTTACGGAAACGCAGCACACGATTTGTAAAATCGCCACAGACGAATTAGTCGCGACTGCACGTGCCACTGTTACAAGAGTACTTACCGGAGCTTGTAACGCTA AAACAATCGACGATAAGTTGCAAGGTCTACAAAAGAGCTTTACCAAAGAATTAGAGGAGATCAAGGAGTTGCTCTATACTGTCTTAGAGAACAAGAAAGACTTACCCAGGCTGGCGAACGTGTACAGTAATTATCAGGAACACGATGACTATAACGATGGTAAAAATGATATTCAGTCTCCAAGGCAGCTGGAGATTGATAGCTTCAATAATACCATCCAAGATGTTTCATCGACGAATG GCTCTACGagcttcttcttttattactGGCAAATAAAGAGTTTCGACGAGAAGTTAGCAAGGTGGAAAACCGCTCGTTCCGAACGTAGTTCAACGTTTTACGTGGGTCAAAATGGATACGCAATGTACATCAAAGTCACACCGAGGTATTTTCCGGACGGTACAGTTTTCATAGGTGTTGGTCTAACTCGTGGCCGTCACGATTCCATCCTTAAATGGCCATTTCCCCATAAGATTCGTTTGGAG GTTTTAGATTATTCACCCGAACAACTGCGACAAGATCGACGCTCCCGGATCTGGGATCCGTCTATGCTTTGCTCGGAATATTTTTGGGGTCGTCCAAAATTAACTGGAGAATCGGATAATCCAGAATGTGTTGGATTAAGTATCTCTCGGCAAGTTCTTTTTTCTAAGCCACCGTTCAAGATCGATCAGTCCTCGAGAAACACGAGATATCTTTGGAACGGTAGTATCACGATTAAACTAACAATTTAtctttaa